The following are from one region of the Muntiacus reevesi chromosome 3, mMunRee1.1, whole genome shotgun sequence genome:
- the SAPCD2 gene encoding suppressor APC domain-containing protein 2, which produces MAGAAMAEPGGGPPPAPGTEGLPRAFLQSLRTLFDILDDRRRGLVHLREIESRWRGADARELPRGVLEGLRQVAPASGYLTFERFVAGLRTALPSADGGTRAPARAPARGGCSAPPGGQPPPQRLVFAPADEPRTVLERKPLLLGARLPPAGPGVANRNLEKPCGPAEAAPGPAEPERPQGAALERSPSKDSGAVTCRARELGMGDAPWGPRARGERRRHTITNGVDCDLLKQMRELQQEQEVLLQGLEMMARGREWYQQQLQRLQERQRHLGQSRATSDLGAEGSPRLLGQLLPKVQEVARCLGELLAAACAARALPSSSSEPQGPELLSAPDWQQQTILMLKEQNRLLTQEVTDKSERITQLEQEKSALIKQLFEARALSQQDAGPLDSTFM; this is translated from the exons ATGGCCGGAGCCGCCATGGCCGAGCCGGGCGGCGGGCCGCCTCCGGCGCCCGGCACCGAGGGGCTGCCGCGCGCCTTCCTGCAGAGCCTGCGCACGCTCTTCGACATCCTGGACGACCGGAGGCGCGGTCTCGTGCACCTGCGGGAGATCGAGTCCCGCTGGCGGGGCGCCGACGCGCGCGAGCTGCCTCGCGGCGTGCTCGAGGGCCTGCGCCAGGTGGCCCCAGCCAGCGGCTACTTAACCTTCGAGCGCTTCGTGGCCGGCCTGCGCACCGCGCTGCCCAGCGCCGACGGCGGCACGCGGGCCCCTGCACGCGCCCCGGCCCGGGGAGGCTGCTCGGCGCCGCCCGGGGGCCAACCGCCGCCCCAACGCCTGGTCTTCGCGCCGGCCGACGAGCCGCGGACGGTCCTGGAGAGGAAGCCCCTGCTCCTGGGCGCGCGCCTCCCGCCGGCTGGCCCAGGCGTCGCGAATCGGAACCTGGAGAAGCCGTGCGGCCCGGCGGAGGCGGCGCCCGGTCCGGCGGAGCCCGAGCGGCCCCAGGGCGCGGCGCTGGAACGGAGCCCGAGCAAGGATTCTG GAGCAGTGACCTGCAGGGCCCGGGAACTTGGCATGGGGGATGCCCCCTGGGGGCCCCGAGCCCGAGGGGAACGGCGGAGACACACCATCACCAATGGTGTGGACTGCGACCTG CTGAAGCAGATGAGGGAGCTGCAGCAGGAGCAGGAAGTGCTGCTGCAGGGCCTGGAGATGATGGCGCGGGGTCGGGAATGGtaccagcagcagctgcagcgccTGCAGGAGCGCCAGCGCCACCTGGGCCAGAGCAGGGCCACCTCG gaccTCGGGGCTGAGGGCAGCCCCCGCCTGTTGGGGCAGCTGCTGCCCAAGGTGCAGGAGGTGGCCCGGTGCCTGGGGGAGCTGCTGGCTGCGGCCTGTGCTGCCAGG GCTCTGCCCTCGTCCTCCTCGGAGCCCCAGGGCCCTGAGTTGCTCTCGGCCCCCGACTGGCAGCAGCAGACCATCCTCATGCTGAAGGAGCAGAACCGGCTCCTGACCCAG GAGGTGACCGACAAGAGCGAGCGGATCACACAGCTGGAGCAGGAGAAGTCCGCCCTCATCAAGCAGCTGTTTGAGGCCCGTGCCCTCAGCCAGCAGGACGCGGGGCCCCTGGACTCCACCTTCATGTAG